A window of Hevea brasiliensis isolate MT/VB/25A 57/8 chromosome 14, ASM3005281v1, whole genome shotgun sequence contains these coding sequences:
- the LOC110633305 gene encoding putative receptor-like protein kinase At3g47110, translating to MSVLWSFLLYIILLGDINANSFLGYALFRNETDRLALLAIKDEITVDPHGVFNSWNNSLHHCQWEGISCSIKHPGRVTILNLSSQGLVGSISPHIGNLSFLRSIVLQNNSFHGEIPQEVVKLFRLRILYLNNNTFGGEVPKNLTNCKDLREIKFIDNNLTGEFPIELTSLPNLAVLDLSLNNFQGKIPPAIGNVSSLIFLGLLEARLEGSIPEEIGQLTRLQSLLIGGNNLTGAIPSTLYNLSSLISISLAFNKLEGGLPGDIGLRFPNIKRLTIGGNRFTGVIPFSLSNASQLKIISFPLNSFTGPVPGELGRLANLSWIGLNDNLLGTGSGDDLSFIPYLTNCSRLEKLFLGRNLLKGPLPNSIANLSSQIRYLSIGKNQIYGTVPSEIGNLVNLNVLDMQHNMFHGNIPPTIGNLQNLFQLYFHGNNFTGQIPSTLGNITFLYDLAFGENHLSGNIPPSLGNCHDLLNLYLALNELDGYIPESMFRLSSIVFINLSFNSLTGTLPPDVGNLKQLESLDVSQNKLSGSIPSSLGSCLSLMSLRMNSNSFQGTIPQTLSALRGLNELDLSCNNLSGMIPEYIGSLPFLQILNISFNDLEGEVPETGIFKNASIISLIGNKKLCGGIPELKFPACNFLHSNQRGISQALKVIVTLIIVAICSAVLVGLLIIRYRKNNSVVNLSSAPLNHQFIQISYQELLQATEGFSEANLIGSGSYGSVYKGFLHNTQSFVAVKVFDFRCRGASKSFTSECKALRYIRHRNLLKILSVCSSLDYQGNDFRAIVYEFMPGRSLESWLYPQKDVDKQGKFRSLNLEQRLNIAIQVASALEYLHCHCQPSIVHCDLKPSNVLLDKDMVAHVGDFGLAKVLSKVSADSKDDKSTSAIIKGSIGYVAPEYGMSKGANIQGDVYSFGILLLEMFTAKRPTDDMFQEDLNLHNFTRIALPNRVKDIVDQNLISDEEIGGRIQECLVSVLKVGISCSVESPRDRMKIIDVVRELHLIKEAYGREGIFYTMKD from the exons ATGAGTGTTCTTTGGAGCTTCTTGCTTTATATAATTCTTCTGGGCGACATCAACGCAAATTCTTTTCTGGGATATGCCTTATTCCGGAACGAGACAGATAGATTGGCTTTGTTGGCTATCAAAGATGAAATAACTGTAGATCCCCATGGAGTCTTCAACTCTTGGAACAATTCTCTTCATCATTGCCAATGGGAAGGAATATCTTGCAGCATTAAGCACCCTGGGAGGGTAACCATCCTGAACCTGAGCTCACAGGGTTTGGTAGGTTCTATCTCACCACACATAGGGAATCTCAGCTTTCTCAGAAGTATCGTCCTTCAGAACAATAGCTTCCATGGAGAAATCCCACAAGAGGTTGTAAAGTTGTTCCGTTTACGCATCCTATATCTGAACAACAATACCTTCGGAGGGGAAGTTCCAAAGAATCTAACTAATTGTAAAGATCTCAGGGAAATCAAATTTATTGATAACAATCTCACAGGGGAATTTCCAATTGAGCTTACCTCTCTACCAAATCTTGCAGTTCTAGACCTTAGCCTCAACAATTTTCAAGGAAAGATCCCGCCTGCCATAGGGAATGTCTCATCTCTCATCTTTCTTGGTTTGCTAGAGGCTAGGCTAGAAGGAAGCATTCCTGAGGAGATTGGTCAATTGACGAGATTGCAGTCTCTTCTAATTGGAGGTAACAATCTGACTGGAGCTATTCCTTCTACCTTGTATAATCTGTCGAGCCTTATCAGTATATCACTGGCATTCAATAAGCTAGAAGGAGGTCTCCCAGGAGATATTGGCTTGAGATTTCCCAACATCAAGCGACTTACGATTGGAGGAAACAGATTCACAGGTGTCATCCCTTTTTCATTGTCAAATGCTTCGCAGCTCAAAATCATCTCTTTTCCTTTGAATAGTTTCACTGGACCTGTACCAGGAGAACTAGGAAGGTTAGCAAATCTCTCATGGATTGGTCTAAATGACAACTTGCTAGGAACCGGAAGTGGggatgatttaagttttattccTTATTTAACAAACTGCAGCAGATTAGAGAAGCTGTTCTTAGGCAGAAATCTTCTCAAAGGACCATTGCCTAATTCCATTGCCAACCTCTCCTCCCAAATTAGATACTTATCAATAGGAAAGAATCAGATTTATGGAACCGTTCCTTCAGAGATAGGGAACCTTGTGAACTTAAATGTCTTGGATATGCAGCACAACATGTTTCATGGTAATATTCCTCCAACTATTGGCAATCTCCAAAATCTGTTTCAACTGTATTTCCATGGCAACAACTTCACAGGACAAATTCCATCTACCCTTGGTAATATTACTTTCCTATATGATCTTGCTTTTGGGGAAAATCATCTGTCTGGAAATATACCTCCAAGTCTAGGGAACTGTCATGATTTGTTGAACCTATATCTTGCTTTGAATGAACTTGATGGTTACATTCCTGAATCCATGTTTCGCCTTTCTTCCATTGTGTTTATCAATCTTTCTTTCAATTCCTTAACTGGTACCCTGCCGCCAGATGTTGGCAACTTGAAACAGCTTGAAAGTTTAGATGTCTCTCAGAACAAACTGTCAGGTAGCATTCCAAGCTCACTAGGCTCTTGTTTGAGCTTGATGAGTCTCCGAATGAATAGTAATTCTTTTCAAGGCACAATCCCACAAACTTTAAGTGCCTTAAGAGGATTAAATGAGCTAGATCTTTCATGTAATAACCTATCTGGGATGATACCAGAGTATATAGGAAGTCTtccttttttgcaaattttaaatatttctttcaaTGATCTCGAAGGTGAAGTTCCAGAAACCGGCATTTTCAAAAATGCTAGTATAATTTCTCTTATTGGAAACAAAAAACTGTGTGGAGGAATCCCAGAATTGAAGTTTCCAGCTTGTAATTTCCTGCACTCTAATCAAAGAGGAATTTCTCAAGCTCTGAAAGTGATCGTTACATTAATCATTGTGGCTATTTGTTCAGCTGTGTTAGTAGGTTTACTAATCATTCGCTACAGGAAAAACAACTCAGTGGTGAATCTTTCTTCCGCACCACTCAACCATCAATTCATCCAAATTTCTTACCAAGAACTTTTACAAGCAACTGAAGGTTTCTCTGAGGCTAATTTGATAGGTTCGGGAAGCTATGGGTCCGTGTATAAAGGATTCCTTCACAACACCCAATCTTTTGTTGCGGTGAAAGTTTTTGATTTTCGATGCAGAGGAGCTTCAAAGAGCTTCACTTCTGAATGCAAAGCTCTGAGATACATCCGCCATCGTAATTTGTTAAAAATACTGAGCGTATGCTCAAGTTTGGATTATCAAGGCAATGACTTCAGAGCTATAGTCTATGAGTTCATGCCTGGAAGAAGTTTAGAAAGCTGGTTATATCCACAAAAAGATGTAGATAAACAAGGTAAATTCAGAAGTCTTAATCTTGAGCAGAGATTAAATATCGCCATCCAAGTTGCTTCTGCACTCGAGTATCTTCACTGTCATTGTCAACCATCAATAGTTCATTGTGATCTCAAACCTAGCAATGTACTTCTTGACAAAGACATGGTTGCTCATGTGGGTGATTTTGGGCTTGCCAAAGTCCTTTCCAAAGTTTCTGCTGATTCCAAGGATGATAAGTCTACCTCCGCCATCATAAAGGGATCTATTGGATATGTTGCCCcag AGTATGGTATGAGCAAAGGTGCAAACATTCAAGGAGATGTCTACAGTTTTGGGATTCTTCTGCTGGAAATGTTTACAGCAAAGAGACCAACCGATGACATGTTTCAAGAAGACCTGAACCTTCACAATTTCACTAGAATAGCACTACCCAATCGAGTAAAGGATATTGTGGATCAAAACTTGATATCTGATGAAGAAATAGGAGGAAGGATACAGGAATGTTTGGTATCTGTGCTGAAAGTTGGGATTTCATGCTCTGTGGAGAGTCCTAGAGACCGCATGAAAATAATAGATGTGGTAAGGGAACTGCATCTGATAAAGGAAGCTTATGGAAGAGAAGGCATCTTCTATACAATGAAAGACTGA